From the genome of Alosa sapidissima isolate fAloSap1 chromosome 14, fAloSap1.pri, whole genome shotgun sequence, one region includes:
- the LOC121681665 gene encoding uncharacterized protein LOC121681665: protein MECKELHVKIIFSIFMAVWDVGAPVETEGVSQSTPVMKAKTGTAATLECFVPPKRVNDPLVWYKQSVGQMPLVLGTAHHFVSPILYGEFNNSRFSIHKGSGLSHLSISNIQLSDEASYYCGVRIVYDIHFGNGTYLFVEEKDQLRSTDVIQVALSGPIYPGDSETLECVVLANSTTEDLRVFWFRPASGGSHPGVIYTNKSWTGPCDDHCVYSLPKKDVNISDAGTYYCGIATSGQILFGNGTSIVIADPVDTVLVGLVVALGCCVTLMLFLVWLNCQRRVTCDTCKMRDLQLVRDGSSNSTQRSGQMHLDDVIYTMVIYNIKTFKSQRK, encoded by the exons ATGGAGTGTAAAGAACTTCATGTTAAAATCATCTTCAGCATTTTTATGGCAGTTTGGGATGTGGGAG CTCCTGTAGAAACTGAGGGTGTCTCTCAGTCTACTCCAGTGATGAAGGCTAAGACCGGGACTGCTGCCACGTTGGAATGCTTTGTACCCCCAAAAAGAGTGAATGATCCTTTAGTTTGGTACAAGCAGAGTGTTGGGCAGATGCCACTTGTGTTAGGGACAGCTCATCATTTTGTGTCTCCAATACTCTACGGTGAATTCAACAATAGCCGTTTCAGCATACACAAAGGATCTGGATTATCCCACCTGTCTATATCAAACATTCAATTATCTGATGAAGCTTCTTACTACTGTGGAGTCAGGATTGTTTATGATATTCACTTTGGAAATGGAACATATTTGTTTGTGGAAG AAAAAGATCAGCTGAGGTCCACAGATGTGATCCAGGTTGCACTATCAGGTCCAATTTACCCGGGTGATTCAGAGACACTGGAGTGTGTGGTGCTGGCTAACAGCACAACTGAAGATCTCAGAGTGTTCTGGTTCAGACCCGCTTCAGGAGGTTCCCATCCAGGGGTCATTTACACCAACAAGAGCTGGACTGGGCCGTGTGATGATCACTGTGTCTACAGTCTCCCAAAGAAGGACGTCAACATCTCTGATGCTGGAACCTACTACTGTGGCATAGCGACAAGTGGACAAATACTGTTTGGCAATGGAACATCAATTGTGATTG CTGATCCAGTAGACACTGTGCTGGTTGGTTTGGTTGTGGCTTTGGGTTGTTGTGTCACATTGATGCTTTTTCTGGTTTGGTTGAATTGCCAGAGGAGAGTTACATGTGACACCTGTAAGA TGAGAGACTTGCAGCTCGTTAGAGATGGCAGCTCTAATAGCACACAAAGAAGTGGTCAG ATGCATTTGGATGATGTGATATACACAATGGTGATTTACAACATCAAGACATTTAAGTCTCAGAGGAAGTGA
- the LOC121681668 gene encoding uncharacterized protein LOC121681668 has protein sequence MFWIFVFTLLKMYSTYEIVQINHAIEADPGDTVTLACFYSAVYDSELKYWYRQVLGLKPQVIVKYSSGAPAWNSPFSEEFDRGRMTTQQSERSFNLTIRNITSSDEATYYCTGTVYSEIRFENGTFLTVTGPKRSYEHAAFLCAVTNSWCGQINNGNTSDLNAEKSLSPVVCGLIAILGLCFLHICFLVHLIYQYRKHKHNRDIDSHPFRPDFARVTNYSGR, from the exons ATGTTTTGGATATTTGTATTCACTCTTCTAAAAATGT ACTCAACATATGAAATTGTCCAAATAAATCACGCTATAGAAGCTGATCCTGGAGATACAGTGACTTTGGCATGTTTTTACTCTGCGGTTTACGATTCAGAACTAAAGTACTGGTATAGGCAAGTACTGGGACTAAAGCCTCAGGTAATAGTTAAATATTCGAGTGGCGCACCAGCATGGAATTCTCCTTTTTCTGAAGAGTTTGATAGAGGACGTATGACAACACAGCAGTCAGAGAGATCATTTAATCTGACCATCAGAAACATCACATCATCTGATGAAGCAACATATTACTGCACAGGCACAGTATATTCTGAGATTAGATTTGAAAATGGAACATTCTTAACAGTCACAG GACCCAAAAGGTCCTATGAGCATGCAGCATTCCTTTGTGCTGTTACCAACAGTTGGTGTGGACAAATAAACAATGGAAACACATCTGATTTGAATGCAG agaAATCATTGAGTCCTGTTGTTTGTGGGCTGATTGCTATTTTGGGGTTGTGTTTTCTGCACATATGTTTTCTGGTCCATCTAATTTACCAGTACaggaaacacaaacataacagAG aCATAGATTCTCATCCATTCAGACCGGACTTTGCGAGAGTCACAAACTactcag GACGCTGA